The genomic stretch ATCATCAAGGAAAGATGAGTTGACAATCCGTCCATCACCTAAGAGGTAACCACCACGGTTGTGATCGGAGATCGGCGAACAATGGCCTCACCGATGTGGGGCCTCAAAAACGGAACCTCCCTGGTGCTGCTTCCCAGCACCAGGAGATCAAAGTCCCGGGCCAGACGGACCACCTCTTTTACCGGATTTCCCTCAAGAAGGATGACATCTATGGCGAACTGAAGGATCCTGGCCGTCTCCTGGGCCCTATCCAGGGCCTCTTTGGCCCAACGGCGGGATTCCGGTCCGGCGATAAAGGTTGGTTCAGCTACGGTAACCACCGAAACTTCGGCCTTGAGCTGGCAGGCAAGATCAATGGCTAACTCCAGGGCCAAAGAGGCCCTGGAGGTTGCGTTATAGGGGATTAGAATCCGGTGATAGGGATGGCTCTGGCGACAGACCCAAAGAGGACAGGCAAGCTGATGGGCTAAAGGAATAATGGCCCAGGGGCCAAGGATACGACTCCAGAGTCCCTTGGCTGGGGGCCAGAGGAGGACCGAACCAATGCTTTGTCGGACACTTAACCGGGCCAGCTCCTCGACCAGGTCGCCCTCTAAGGTGAGGACCTCATATTCCGTGGCCCCCAGCAAGTTTCGAATCTCAAGATCAAACTCTCTTTGGGTCTCTTTAAGCATAAGAAGGGCCACGACCTGGGCCCGGGTATTTTTCAGGAGATAGGTGGCCTCTTTGAGCAGAGAAAGTTCTCCCTTACCCCTTAAGACTACCAAGAGCTTCTGGCCATAGAGGAGAGGAAAGGCCGGCTCCCGGTGAGAGAAAAGCTGGGCAATGGCTCGATAAAGATCGGAGTGTCCGATAAAGACCGCCCGATCACCGGCCTCAATAACCGTATCTCCATGAGGAATTATGAGTTCGCCGCCCCGGTAAATGGCCGCCACAAGCCAGTTTCTGGCCGAAAGCTCCCGCACTCTCCGCCCCACCACCGGGGCTGTGGGAGGCACCTTGATCTCTAAGACCTCACCCTTTCCTTGACCAACAGTAGTCACCAAAAGATTGGGGCTTTCCAGGTAGAGTTGAATTTCCCGGGCGGCCAGATAGCTCCAGCAAACCACCCTTACCCCCAAGTCCTCGAAGGCGGGGAGGTTGGAACTGTCATTAACCATAGCCACAATATTTTCCGGACCCCTCTCCCTGGCCTGACGACAGACTTCCAGATTGACATCATCTCTGTTGGTAGCCGCCACCACAAAATGACTCTCCGTAAGGCCAGCCTCCCGGAGGACCAGAGAGCTGGAGGCATCT from Thermosulfuriphilus ammonigenes encodes the following:
- a CDS encoding NAD-binding protein; translated protein: MKVLIAGAGKVTREILRRLGETWQVTLVDITPDRLLHLEKDFPQVVKTVLGDASSSLVLREAGLTESHFVVAATNRDDVNLEVCRQARERGPENIVAMVNDSSNLPAFEDLGVRVVCWSYLAAREIQLYLESPNLLVTTVGQGKGEVLEIKVPPTAPVVGRRVRELSARNWLVAAIYRGGELIIPHGDTVIEAGDRAVFIGHSDLYRAIAQLFSHREPAFPLLYGQKLLVVLRGKGELSLLKEATYLLKNTRAQVVALLMLKETQREFDLEIRNLLGATEYEVLTLEGDLVEELARLSVRQSIGSVLLWPPAKGLWSRILGPWAIIPLAHQLACPLWVCRQSHPYHRILIPYNATSRASLALELAIDLACQLKAEVSVVTVAEPTFIAGPESRRWAKEALDRAQETARILQFAIDVILLEGNPVKEVVRLARDFDLLVLGSSTREVPFLRPHIGEAIVRRSPITTVVVTS